A single region of the Sus scrofa isolate TJ Tabasco breed Duroc chromosome 17, Sscrofa11.1, whole genome shotgun sequence genome encodes:
- the FAM210B gene encoding protein FAM210B — MSGLLALLGPAGRGCARVRPRATWFLGAAAPCAPPPVFLPLLRPGPDAQLLRAARRNCHGRQEPSRITAAAGGDISGTEEKKQSKSQQLKKIFKEYGAVGVSVHVGISLVSLGMFYMVVSSGLDISAILLKLGFKESLVQSKMAAGTSTFVVAYAIHKLFAPVRISITLVSVPFIVRYFRKVGLFKPPAAKP, encoded by the exons ATGTCCGGGCTGCTGGCGCTGCTGGGCCCCGCGGGCAGGGGGTGCGCCCGGGTTCGGCCTCGCGCCACCTGGTTCCTGGGCGCCGCCGCCCCCTGCGCCCCGCCGCCTGTGTTCCTGCCGCTGCTCCGGCCCGGGCCAGACGCTCAGCTGCTGCGCGCAGCCCGCAGGAACTGCCACGGCCGCCAG GAACCCAGCAGAATCACAGCGGCAGCAGGCGGCGACATCAGCGgtacagaggagaaaaagcaaagcaagtcGCAGCAGCTGAAAAAGATCTTCAAGGAGTATGGCGCCGTGGGCGTGTCCGTGCACGTTGGGATCTCGCTCGTCTCCTTGGGCATGTTTTACATGGTTGTTTCAAG TGGTCTGGACATATCAGCCATCCTGCTTAAACTCGGATTTAAAGAGTCCCTGGTACAGTCAAAAATGGCAGCGGGCACCAGTACCTTCGTGGTGGCTTACGCCATCCACAAGCTGTTCGCACCCGTGAGAATCAGTATAACTTTAGTTTCCGTGCCCTTCATTGTCAGGTATTTTCGGAAAGTGGGACTTTTTAAACCTCCAGCTGCAAAGCCTTGA
- the AURKA gene encoding aurora kinase A isoform X2, whose translation MDKCKENCISGLKTTVPPGDGPKRVPVTQHFPAQHLPSANSGQAQRVLCPSNSSQRLPSHTQKLVSSHKPVQNLKQKQSQATSGPRPVSRPLSNTQQSEQPQPAAPGNNPEKEAASKQKNEESKKQWALEDFEIGRPLGKGKFGNVYLAREKQSKFILALKVLFKTQLEKAGVEHQLRREVEIQSHLRHPNILRLYGYFHDATRVYLILEYAPLGAVYRELQKLSKFDEQRTATYITELANALSYCHSKRVIHRDIKPENLLLGSAGELKIADFGWSVHAPSSRRTTLCGTLDYLPPEMIEGRMHDEKVDLWSLGVLCYEFLVGKPPFEANTYQETYKRISRVEFTFPDFVPEGARDLISRLLKHNPSHRPTLKEVLEHPWITANSKPASSHKKESTSKQP comes from the exons ACCACAGTTCCACCTGGCGATGGTCCAAAACGGGTTCCAGTGACCCAGCACTTTCCAGCTCAGCATCTGCCGTCTGCAAACAGCGGCCAGGCCCAGCGGGTCTTATGTCCTTCGAATTCCTCACAGCGCCTGCCTTCGCACACGCAGAAGCTCGTCTCCAGCCATAAACCAGTTCAGAATCTGAAGCAGAAGCAGTCGCAGGCAACCAGTGGCCCTCGTCCTGTCTCCAGGCCTCTGAGTAACACCCAGCAGAGTGAGCAGCCCCAGCCGGCAGCGCCTG GAAACAATCCTGAAAAGGAAGCGgcatcaaaacagaaaaatgaagaatcaaaaaa GCAATGGGCTTTGGAAGATTTTGAAATTGGCCGCCCGCTGGGTAAAGGAAAGTTTGGTAATGTTTatttagcaagagaaaaacaaagcaagtttATCCTGGCTCTTAAAGTATTGTTTAAAACTCAGCTGGAGAAGGCAGGAGTTGAGCATCAGCTGAGAAGAGAAGTAGAAATACAGTCCCACCTTAG GCATCCAAATATTCTCAGACTGTATGGTTATTTCCATGACGCTACCAGAGTTTACCTAATCCTGGAATACGCACCTCTCGGAGCTGTCTATAGAGAACTTCAGAAACTGTCAAAGTTTGATGAGCAGAGAACTGCTACT tatatcACAGAATTGGCAAATGCCCTATCTTACTGTCACTCAAAGAGAGTTATTCACAGAGACATTAAGCCAGAGAACCTGCTCCTTGGATCCGCTGGAGAGCTTAAGATTGCCGATTTTGGGTGGTCGGTCCATGCCCCGTCCTCCAG GAGAACCACCCTCTGCGGCACCCTGGACTACTTGCCCCCCGAGATGATCGAAGGCCGGATGCATGACGAGAAGGTGGATCTCTGGAGCTTGGGGGTGCTTTGCTATGAATTCCTGGTTGGGAAGCCCCCCTTTGAGGCAAACACGTACCAAGAGACCTACAAAAGGATATCCCGG GTGGAATTCACCTTCCCTGACTTTGTGCCCGAGGGAGCCAGGGACCTCATCTCAAGACTATTGAAGCACAACCCCAGCCACAGGCCCACCCTCAAGGAGGTGCTCGAACACCCCTGGATCACCGCCAATTCCAAGCCAGCAAGTAGTCACAAAAAAGAATCCACCAGCAAGCAACCCTAA
- the FAM210B gene encoding protein FAM210B isoform X1 → MLPARRALRESSRLKKSPDEKGTLHIEEFGLSIQHCCVPRTHSRPCGCSVTAHRHPHAAHSLSTKPSRCIYGPGTSPPLSIQISGESSIPEEPSRITAAAGGDISGTEEKKQSKSQQLKKIFKEYGAVGVSVHVGISLVSLGMFYMVVSSGLDISAILLKLGFKESLVQSKMAAGTSTFVVAYAIHKLFAPVRISITLVSVPFIVRYFRKVGLFKPPAAKP, encoded by the exons ATGCTGCCTGCGAGGAGAGCTCTGAGGGAGTCGTCGAGGCTGAAGAAATCCCCTGATGAGAAAGGCACTCTCCATATTGAGGAGTTTGGCCTTTCTATCCAACACTGTTGTGTTCCTCGCACACATTCCAGGCCTTGTGGGTGCTCAGTAACTGCTCACAGACACCCCCACGCAGCACATTCTCTTTCGACTAAGCCCAGCCGCTGTATTTATGGCCCGGGAACCAGCCCTCCTTTATCCATTCAGATCTCGGGGGAAAGCTCAATTCCAGAA GAACCCAGCAGAATCACAGCGGCAGCAGGCGGCGACATCAGCGgtacagaggagaaaaagcaaagcaagtcGCAGCAGCTGAAAAAGATCTTCAAGGAGTATGGCGCCGTGGGCGTGTCCGTGCACGTTGGGATCTCGCTCGTCTCCTTGGGCATGTTTTACATGGTTGTTTCAAG TGGTCTGGACATATCAGCCATCCTGCTTAAACTCGGATTTAAAGAGTCCCTGGTACAGTCAAAAATGGCAGCGGGCACCAGTACCTTCGTGGTGGCTTACGCCATCCACAAGCTGTTCGCACCCGTGAGAATCAGTATAACTTTAGTTTCCGTGCCCTTCATTGTCAGGTATTTTCGGAAAGTGGGACTTTTTAAACCTCCAGCTGCAAAGCCTTGA
- the AURKA gene encoding aurora kinase A isoform X1 yields the protein MDKCKENCISGLKTTVPPGDGPKRVPVTQHFPAQHLPSANSGQAQRVLCPSNSSQRLPSHTQKLVSSHKPVQNLKQKQSQATSGPRPVSRPLSNTQQSEQPQPAAPGNNPEKEAASKQKNEESKKRQWALEDFEIGRPLGKGKFGNVYLAREKQSKFILALKVLFKTQLEKAGVEHQLRREVEIQSHLRHPNILRLYGYFHDATRVYLILEYAPLGAVYRELQKLSKFDEQRTATYITELANALSYCHSKRVIHRDIKPENLLLGSAGELKIADFGWSVHAPSSRRTTLCGTLDYLPPEMIEGRMHDEKVDLWSLGVLCYEFLVGKPPFEANTYQETYKRISRVEFTFPDFVPEGARDLISRLLKHNPSHRPTLKEVLEHPWITANSKPASSHKKESTSKQP from the exons ACCACAGTTCCACCTGGCGATGGTCCAAAACGGGTTCCAGTGACCCAGCACTTTCCAGCTCAGCATCTGCCGTCTGCAAACAGCGGCCAGGCCCAGCGGGTCTTATGTCCTTCGAATTCCTCACAGCGCCTGCCTTCGCACACGCAGAAGCTCGTCTCCAGCCATAAACCAGTTCAGAATCTGAAGCAGAAGCAGTCGCAGGCAACCAGTGGCCCTCGTCCTGTCTCCAGGCCTCTGAGTAACACCCAGCAGAGTGAGCAGCCCCAGCCGGCAGCGCCTG GAAACAATCCTGAAAAGGAAGCGgcatcaaaacagaaaaatgaagaatcaaaaaa AAGGCAATGGGCTTTGGAAGATTTTGAAATTGGCCGCCCGCTGGGTAAAGGAAAGTTTGGTAATGTTTatttagcaagagaaaaacaaagcaagtttATCCTGGCTCTTAAAGTATTGTTTAAAACTCAGCTGGAGAAGGCAGGAGTTGAGCATCAGCTGAGAAGAGAAGTAGAAATACAGTCCCACCTTAG GCATCCAAATATTCTCAGACTGTATGGTTATTTCCATGACGCTACCAGAGTTTACCTAATCCTGGAATACGCACCTCTCGGAGCTGTCTATAGAGAACTTCAGAAACTGTCAAAGTTTGATGAGCAGAGAACTGCTACT tatatcACAGAATTGGCAAATGCCCTATCTTACTGTCACTCAAAGAGAGTTATTCACAGAGACATTAAGCCAGAGAACCTGCTCCTTGGATCCGCTGGAGAGCTTAAGATTGCCGATTTTGGGTGGTCGGTCCATGCCCCGTCCTCCAG GAGAACCACCCTCTGCGGCACCCTGGACTACTTGCCCCCCGAGATGATCGAAGGCCGGATGCATGACGAGAAGGTGGATCTCTGGAGCTTGGGGGTGCTTTGCTATGAATTCCTGGTTGGGAAGCCCCCCTTTGAGGCAAACACGTACCAAGAGACCTACAAAAGGATATCCCGG GTGGAATTCACCTTCCCTGACTTTGTGCCCGAGGGAGCCAGGGACCTCATCTCAAGACTATTGAAGCACAACCCCAGCCACAGGCCCACCCTCAAGGAGGTGCTCGAACACCCCTGGATCACCGCCAATTCCAAGCCAGCAAGTAGTCACAAAAAAGAATCCACCAGCAAGCAACCCTAA
- the AURKA gene encoding aurora kinase A isoform X3, with amino-acid sequence MDKCKENCISGLKRLPSHTQKLVSSHKPVQNLKQKQSQATSGPRPVSRPLSNTQQSEQPQPAAPGNNPEKEAASKQKNEESKKRQWALEDFEIGRPLGKGKFGNVYLAREKQSKFILALKVLFKTQLEKAGVEHQLRREVEIQSHLRHPNILRLYGYFHDATRVYLILEYAPLGAVYRELQKLSKFDEQRTATYITELANALSYCHSKRVIHRDIKPENLLLGSAGELKIADFGWSVHAPSSRRTTLCGTLDYLPPEMIEGRMHDEKVDLWSLGVLCYEFLVGKPPFEANTYQETYKRISRVEFTFPDFVPEGARDLISRLLKHNPSHRPTLKEVLEHPWITANSKPASSHKKESTSKQP; translated from the exons CGCCTGCCTTCGCACACGCAGAAGCTCGTCTCCAGCCATAAACCAGTTCAGAATCTGAAGCAGAAGCAGTCGCAGGCAACCAGTGGCCCTCGTCCTGTCTCCAGGCCTCTGAGTAACACCCAGCAGAGTGAGCAGCCCCAGCCGGCAGCGCCTG GAAACAATCCTGAAAAGGAAGCGgcatcaaaacagaaaaatgaagaatcaaaaaa AAGGCAATGGGCTTTGGAAGATTTTGAAATTGGCCGCCCGCTGGGTAAAGGAAAGTTTGGTAATGTTTatttagcaagagaaaaacaaagcaagtttATCCTGGCTCTTAAAGTATTGTTTAAAACTCAGCTGGAGAAGGCAGGAGTTGAGCATCAGCTGAGAAGAGAAGTAGAAATACAGTCCCACCTTAG GCATCCAAATATTCTCAGACTGTATGGTTATTTCCATGACGCTACCAGAGTTTACCTAATCCTGGAATACGCACCTCTCGGAGCTGTCTATAGAGAACTTCAGAAACTGTCAAAGTTTGATGAGCAGAGAACTGCTACT tatatcACAGAATTGGCAAATGCCCTATCTTACTGTCACTCAAAGAGAGTTATTCACAGAGACATTAAGCCAGAGAACCTGCTCCTTGGATCCGCTGGAGAGCTTAAGATTGCCGATTTTGGGTGGTCGGTCCATGCCCCGTCCTCCAG GAGAACCACCCTCTGCGGCACCCTGGACTACTTGCCCCCCGAGATGATCGAAGGCCGGATGCATGACGAGAAGGTGGATCTCTGGAGCTTGGGGGTGCTTTGCTATGAATTCCTGGTTGGGAAGCCCCCCTTTGAGGCAAACACGTACCAAGAGACCTACAAAAGGATATCCCGG GTGGAATTCACCTTCCCTGACTTTGTGCCCGAGGGAGCCAGGGACCTCATCTCAAGACTATTGAAGCACAACCCCAGCCACAGGCCCACCCTCAAGGAGGTGCTCGAACACCCCTGGATCACCGCCAATTCCAAGCCAGCAAGTAGTCACAAAAAAGAATCCACCAGCAAGCAACCCTAA
- the AURKA gene encoding aurora kinase A (The RefSeq protein has 1 substitution, 1 non-frameshifting indel compared to this genomic sequence) gives MDKCKENCISGLKTTVPPGDGPKRVPVTQHFPAQHLPSANSGQAQRVLCPSNSSQRLPSHTQKLVSSHKPVQNLKQKQSQATSGPRPVSRPLSNTQQSEQPQPAAPGNNPEKEAASKQKNEESKKRQWALEDFEIGRPLGKGKFGNVYLAREKQSKFILALKVLFKTQLEKAGVEHQLRREVEIQSHLRHPNILRLYGYFHDATRVYLILEYAPLGAVYRELRELQKLSKFDEQRTATYITELANALSYCHSKRVIHRDIKPENLLLGSAGELKIADFGWSVHAPSSRRTTLCGTLDYLPPEMIEGRMHDEKVDLWSLGVLCYEFLVGKPPFEANTYQETYKRISRVEFTFPDFAPEGARDLISRLLKHNPSHRPTLKEVLEHPWITANSKPASSHKKESTSKQP, from the exons ACCACAGTTCCACCTGGCGATGGTCCAAAACGGGTTCCAGTGACCCAGCACTTTCCAGCTCAGCATCTGCCGTCTGCAAACAGCGGCCAGGCCCAGCGGGTCTTATGTCCTTCGAATTCCTCACAGCGCCTGCCTTCGCACACGCAGAAGCTCGTCTCCAGCCATAAACCAGTTCAGAATCTGAAGCAGAAGCAGTCGCAGGCAACCAGTGGCCCTCGTCCTGTCTCCAGGCCTCTGAGTAACACCCAGCAGAGTGAGCAGCCCCAGCCGGCAGCGCCTG GAAACAATCCTGAAAAGGAAGCGgcatcaaaacagaaaaatgaagaatcaaaaaa AAGGCAATGGGCTTTGGAAGATTTTGAAATTGGCCGCCCGCTGGGTAAAGGAAAGTTTGGTAATGTTTatttagcaagagaaaaacaaagcaagtttATCCTGGCTCTTAAAGTATTGTTTAAAACTCAGCTGGAGAAGGCAGGAGTTGAGCATCAGCTGAGAAGAGAAGTAGAAATACAGTCCCACCTTAG GCATCCAAATATTCTCAGACTGTATGGTTATTTCCATGACGCTACCAGAGTTTACCTAATCCTGGAATACGCACCTCTCGGAGCTGTCTATAGAGAACTTCAGAAACTGTCAAAGTTTGATGAGCAGAGAACTGCTACT tatatcACAGAATTGGCAAATGCCCTATCTTACTGTCACTCAAAGAGAGTTATTCACAGAGACATTAAGCCAGAGAACCTGCTCCTTGGATCCGCTGGAGAGCTTAAGATTGCCGATTTTGGGTGGTCGGTCCATGCCCCGTCCTCCAG GAGAACCACCCTCTGCGGCACCCTGGACTACTTGCCCCCCGAGATGATCGAAGGCCGGATGCATGACGAGAAGGTGGATCTCTGGAGCTTGGGGGTGCTTTGCTATGAATTCCTGGTTGGGAAGCCCCCCTTTGAGGCAAACACGTACCAAGAGACCTACAAAAGGATATCCCGG GTGGAATTCACCTTCCCTGACTTTGTGCCCGAGGGAGCCAGGGACCTCATCTCAAGACTATTGAAGCACAACCCCAGCCACAGGCCCACCCTCAAGGAGGTGCTCGAACACCCCTGGATCACCGCCAATTCCAAGCCAGCAAGTAGTCACAAAAAAGAATCCACCAGCAAGCAACCCTAA